One genomic window of Gracilinema caldarium DSM 7334 includes the following:
- the hisD gene encoding histidinol dehydrogenase → MTILKAKDFDAYWNSLHGGRPLPRGDAAAAGPAHLASSPAAAAPVAASPSPEALSPSAATATDTAVLAIIEAVRSGGDRALRDLAARFDRSSPERLEVPMTAARRALEELEATDASLATALRLAADHIRVFAELQKKQFTDFEVKLEPGLFTGQRCIPVERAAVYVPAGRFPLISTVLMGVIPAKVAGVDELIILSPPLEDGLPDRRILAAAALAGADRIFAVGGAQAVAAAAFGTESVPRCDVIVGPGNKYVAAAKRLLFGQVGIDFVAGPTDVLIIADGTASADLIAADMLAQAEHDPDARARVLVPSEALAQAVQADLVRRLSKLGTADTARASLDAGGLIIIYETLDEAIQIANTIAPEHLELHLAEPETIAGRLRNYGSLFIGHLAAEVLGDYSAGINHTLPTSGTARFTGGLSVRHFIKTVTSLRCTPGSGFETSRKAAAIIARAEGLDGHRQSAESRG, encoded by the coding sequence ATGACCATACTGAAAGCCAAGGATTTTGATGCATACTGGAACTCACTCCATGGGGGCAGACCTTTGCCCCGGGGAGACGCCGCGGCGGCTGGCCCCGCACACCTCGCATCCAGCCCTGCTGCCGCGGCCCCTGTTGCCGCGAGCCCCTCGCCTGAGGCCCTAAGCCCATCAGCGGCCACAGCGACCGACACAGCGGTCCTCGCCATCATCGAAGCTGTCCGTTCCGGCGGGGACCGGGCCCTGCGGGACCTGGCGGCCCGCTTTGACCGCTCAAGCCCAGAACGGCTGGAAGTTCCCATGACTGCGGCCCGCCGGGCCCTTGAGGAACTGGAAGCGACCGATGCGAGCCTCGCCACAGCCCTGAGGCTCGCCGCTGACCACATCAGGGTTTTTGCAGAACTGCAGAAAAAGCAGTTTACCGACTTTGAGGTGAAACTTGAGCCGGGGCTTTTCACGGGTCAGCGGTGCATTCCGGTGGAACGGGCTGCGGTCTATGTCCCGGCGGGCCGCTTCCCCCTCATTTCTACGGTGCTCATGGGGGTCATCCCCGCAAAGGTAGCCGGTGTGGATGAGCTTATCATCCTGTCACCGCCTCTTGAAGATGGCCTTCCGGACCGGCGCATCCTGGCCGCAGCGGCATTGGCCGGGGCAGACCGGATATTTGCCGTCGGCGGTGCCCAGGCTGTTGCGGCAGCCGCCTTTGGAACCGAATCGGTCCCCCGCTGTGATGTGATCGTGGGGCCGGGAAATAAATATGTGGCCGCCGCAAAGCGGCTCCTCTTTGGCCAGGTCGGCATAGACTTTGTGGCGGGTCCCACGGATGTGCTCATCATAGCCGATGGAACGGCCAGCGCGGACCTCATCGCCGCGGATATGCTGGCTCAGGCAGAACATGATCCGGACGCCCGCGCCCGGGTCCTAGTCCCCAGCGAAGCGCTGGCCCAGGCCGTGCAGGCCGACCTGGTGCGGCGGCTGAGCAAGCTGGGCACCGCCGACACCGCCCGGGCATCCCTCGATGCCGGGGGGCTTATCATCATCTATGAAACCCTGGACGAAGCCATACAGATTGCTAACACCATTGCACCGGAACACCTGGAACTGCACCTGGCAGAGCCGGAGACCATTGCCGGCAGGCTCAGGAATTATGGCTCCCTCTTTATAGGGCACCTGGCGGCGGAAGTGCTGGGCGATTATTCAGCAGGGATTAACCATACCCTTCCAACTTCAGGAACAGCCCGCTTTACCGGCGGCCTCTCGGTCCGGCACTTCATTAAAACCGTCACCAGCCTCCGCTGTACGCCAGGTTCCGGCTTTGAGACAAGCCGAAAGGCCGCTGCCATAATCGCCCGTGCTGAAGGGCTCGACGGCCACCGGCAAAGCGCTGAGAGCAGGGGATAG
- the hisF gene encoding imidazole glycerol phosphate synthase subunit HisF, producing MLAKRIIPCLDVDDGRVVKGIKFEGIKDAGDPVELARCYNEQGADELTFLDIGASYKSRDTLMEVVRQVAREVFIPLCVGGGIRTVEDMRLAMNAGADKVSVCTAALRNPALLTEMARAYGSQCVVLSIDAKRVSEPGEAPRWHAFAKGGREDTGIDAIQWAIEAVRLGAGEILLNSIDADGTGAGYDLELTRRVGEAVPVPVIASGGAGNLDQIVQALIPEGGNADAALVASMLHFGKTTIQEIKTYAEQKGVVVRW from the coding sequence ATGTTAGCTAAACGAATCATTCCCTGCCTGGACGTAGATGACGGCAGAGTCGTTAAGGGAATAAAGTTTGAAGGCATTAAGGACGCGGGGGACCCGGTGGAACTGGCCCGCTGCTATAATGAACAGGGAGCCGATGAGCTCACCTTTCTTGACATCGGCGCCTCCTACAAAAGCCGGGATACCCTCATGGAGGTAGTCCGCCAGGTTGCCCGGGAAGTCTTTATCCCCCTCTGCGTAGGAGGGGGGATCCGCACGGTAGAGGATATGCGCCTTGCCATGAACGCTGGGGCAGACAAGGTATCGGTCTGTACGGCAGCCCTGCGGAATCCTGCACTGCTCACCGAGATGGCCCGGGCCTATGGGAGCCAGTGCGTGGTCCTTTCCATCGATGCAAAACGGGTATCTGAGCCCGGCGAAGCTCCCCGCTGGCATGCCTTTGCCAAGGGCGGCAGGGAAGATACGGGGATTGATGCCATCCAGTGGGCCATAGAGGCGGTCCGGCTCGGAGCGGGGGAAATACTCCTTAACTCCATCGATGCGGACGGAACCGGTGCGGGCTATGACCTTGAACTAACCCGCCGGGTGGGAGAAGCGGTTCCCGTGCCGGTGATTGCCTCAGGCGGGGCGGGTAATCTGGACCAGATTGTCCAGGCTCTTATCCCGGAAGGGGGCAACGCCGATGCGGCCCTGGTGGCCAGCATGCTGCACTTCGGAAAAACAACGATACAGGAAATTAAAACCTACGCAGAACAGAAAGGAGTGGTAGTTCGATGGTAA
- the hisB gene encoding imidazoleglycerol-phosphate dehydratase HisB — protein MERIAEITRKTGETDIQVKLNIDGTGSAKIDCPVGFVTHMLTTFARHGLFDIELTARGDLEVDQHHLVEDIGIVLGQAFAKALGDKGGINRVGSCLFPMDETLARAAVDLSGRPYLVFEANLSGLPLVSTEASFQTDTVEDFWLGFATNAACALHLDILRGRSDHHKIEALFKAAARAMREACSIDNRSLGQIPSTKGVLA, from the coding sequence ATGGAACGGATTGCGGAAATTACACGGAAAACCGGAGAAACCGATATACAGGTAAAACTCAATATTGATGGAACAGGGTCGGCCAAAATCGACTGCCCCGTAGGTTTTGTAACCCATATGCTCACCACCTTTGCCCGGCATGGCCTTTTTGACATAGAGCTCACTGCCCGTGGAGACCTGGAGGTGGATCAGCACCACCTGGTAGAAGATATAGGCATTGTACTCGGTCAGGCTTTTGCCAAAGCCTTGGGGGACAAAGGGGGCATCAACCGGGTCGGAAGCTGTCTCTTCCCTATGGATGAAACCCTGGCCCGGGCAGCGGTGGACCTGTCCGGCAGGCCGTACCTCGTATTCGAGGCCAATCTGAGCGGCCTCCCCCTGGTTTCCACCGAGGCCAGTTTTCAGACCGATACGGTAGAAGACTTCTGGCTCGGTTTTGCCACCAATGCGGCCTGCGCGCTTCACCTGGATATACTCCGCGGTCGCAGTGACCACCACAAGATTGAAGCCCTCTTTAAGGCCGCTGCCCGGGCCATGCGGGAAGCCTGCAGTATCGATAACCGCAGTTTGGGCCAGATCCCATCCACCAAGGGGGTTCTGGCGTGA
- the hisG gene encoding ATP phosphoribosyltransferase, which produces MGKLRILIPKGRIFDNVSRLFAEAGIPISLSERTYRPNIAADWLDGKVMKPQNVGELLEIGSHDAGFTGIDWIRETGSNVVEVMDLGFDRVRIVAAVPAEMDEAALRGKKLVVATEYVNLAREWLTKKGYDFRILRTYGATEVFPPDDADMIVDNTSTGQTLRDNGLRIVDTILESSTRFVASKIAMADPEKKAQIDELAMLFKAVLDGREKVMLEMNVNKIRFPDLVAGLPAMRSPTIAPLYGDDGYAVKVAVPRHEVPILIPQLKRLGATDIVEYELRKVVP; this is translated from the coding sequence ATGGGAAAATTGCGGATTTTAATACCCAAGGGCAGGATATTTGACAATGTGTCCCGATTGTTTGCCGAAGCGGGTATTCCAATAAGCCTTTCCGAGCGGACCTACCGGCCCAACATTGCCGCTGACTGGCTCGATGGAAAGGTCATGAAACCCCAGAATGTGGGGGAACTCTTAGAAATTGGGAGCCACGATGCAGGTTTTACCGGCATCGACTGGATCCGTGAAACCGGATCGAACGTGGTAGAAGTGATGGACCTGGGCTTTGACCGGGTTCGGATTGTGGCAGCGGTCCCCGCTGAAATGGACGAGGCTGCCCTGCGGGGAAAGAAACTTGTTGTAGCCACCGAGTATGTTAACCTTGCCCGGGAATGGCTTACGAAAAAGGGCTATGATTTCCGGATTCTCAGGACCTACGGCGCCACCGAAGTATTCCCGCCGGATGATGCGGACATGATCGTCGATAACACCTCCACCGGCCAAACCCTGCGGGACAACGGCCTGCGGATCGTAGATACCATCCTTGAGTCATCAACCCGTTTTGTTGCATCCAAGATTGCCATGGCAGATCCGGAGAAGAAGGCTCAGATTGATGAACTGGCCATGCTCTTTAAGGCGGTCCTTGATGGCCGCGAAAAGGTCATGCTCGAAATGAACGTGAATAAGATCCGCTTCCCCGACCTGGTGGCAGGGCTTCCGGCTATGCGGAGCCCCACCATCGCCCCTCTGTATGGTGATGACGGCTATGCGGTTAAGGTTGCCGTTCCCCGCCACGAGGTGCCCATCCTGATTCCCCAGCTTAAACGGCTTGGAGCTACCGATATTGTTGAATATGAGCTGCGTAAGGTAGTTCCCTGA
- the hisH gene encoding imidazole glycerol phosphate synthase subunit HisH: MIGVLNYGAGNLGSVMNALARLGLPAQFVTGPEELQVRRGNNSGSSAGQQYSAIIFPGDGHFATAMEALTAQGYTEAIREWIAADLPFLGICIGLQLLFEQSEEAPPVQGKEIPGLSVIPGRVKKFQGPKVPQIGWNETKGTSRSRLFQNLPERSFFYYIHSYYVVPAEEDWVAAEADYYGTYCSAVERGALTAVQFHPEKSGALGLELLRRWAEVYHVS; the protein is encoded by the coding sequence GTGATTGGCGTCCTCAACTACGGGGCAGGGAACCTGGGATCGGTGATGAATGCCCTTGCCCGGCTGGGCCTTCCGGCCCAATTCGTGACAGGTCCGGAGGAACTGCAGGTTCGCCGGGGAAACAACAGCGGATCTTCCGCCGGCCAGCAGTACTCGGCCATCATTTTTCCCGGGGATGGGCACTTCGCCACCGCCATGGAAGCCCTCACAGCCCAGGGCTATACCGAAGCCATCCGGGAGTGGATTGCTGCGGACCTGCCCTTTCTCGGCATCTGTATCGGCCTGCAATTACTCTTTGAACAGAGCGAAGAAGCACCGCCGGTTCAGGGCAAGGAAATCCCTGGATTATCGGTAATACCGGGAAGGGTGAAAAAATTCCAGGGACCCAAGGTTCCCCAGATTGGCTGGAATGAAACCAAAGGTACAAGCCGTTCACGGCTTTTCCAGAACCTGCCGGAACGTTCTTTCTTCTATTATATACATTCCTATTATGTTGTACCTGCAGAGGAAGACTGGGTTGCCGCAGAGGCAGACTACTATGGAACCTACTGCAGTGCGGTGGAACGGGGTGCCCTGACGGCGGTCCAGTTCCACCCGGAAAAATCGGGAGCTCTGGGACTGGAACTCCTGCGGCGCTGGGCTGAGGTGTACCATGTTAGCTAA
- the hisIE gene encoding bifunctional phosphoribosyl-AMP cyclohydrolase/phosphoribosyl-ATP diphosphatase HisIE, with protein MVIASIDIQNGKVVQLKQGSQLMLEREDAAELAAEFDKYGEVAVIDLDAAMKTGSNDELVKSLLRRADCRVGGGIATVERAAELVSLGAKKVIIGSKAFRTSGDSFGINTAFLEALAKKIGRERVIVAVDARDGEIVVDGWKTPTGLPLIESAKALEPYVGELLYTCVEREGTMTGTNLDSIRSLREAVSCLVTVAGGVSTLEEIEAIARLGCDVQLGMALYTGKINLADAFIASLSWNQAWQEGKLLPVVAQAPDGQVLMLGYTDREALAETFKRGNLCFHSRSRNKLWMKGESSGNTLKLIRLRADCDRDTILATVEPTGPTCHTGNWTCFTDQRYTWELLQNIVTERFRNPKPGSYTATLDDERVREKVMEEAEEVCTAKTHDEIIWEVADLLYFTTVLMTRAGVSVVEVMAELDRRHKK; from the coding sequence ATGGTAATAGCTTCTATAGATATTCAAAACGGAAAAGTCGTCCAGCTGAAACAGGGTTCTCAGCTCATGCTCGAACGGGAAGATGCGGCAGAACTGGCCGCCGAATTCGACAAATATGGGGAAGTGGCGGTCATCGACCTGGATGCGGCTATGAAAACCGGTTCCAACGACGAATTGGTCAAATCCTTGCTCCGCCGGGCCGATTGCCGGGTTGGCGGCGGCATCGCCACAGTGGAACGGGCGGCGGAGCTCGTCAGCCTCGGGGCAAAAAAGGTCATAATCGGGTCCAAGGCTTTCCGGACATCAGGAGACAGTTTCGGCATTAACACAGCCTTCCTGGAAGCCCTGGCAAAAAAGATCGGCCGGGAGCGGGTTATCGTGGCCGTCGATGCCCGGGACGGCGAAATCGTCGTCGATGGCTGGAAGACCCCCACAGGGCTGCCCCTTATCGAGAGTGCCAAAGCGCTGGAACCCTATGTGGGGGAACTGCTTTACACCTGCGTTGAGCGGGAAGGAACCATGACCGGCACCAACCTGGACAGTATCCGCTCCCTGCGGGAAGCGGTTTCCTGTCTCGTCACGGTTGCCGGCGGCGTGAGCACCCTGGAAGAAATCGAAGCCATCGCCCGGCTGGGCTGTGATGTCCAGCTCGGCATGGCCCTCTATACCGGCAAAATCAACCTGGCCGATGCCTTTATTGCAAGCCTTTCCTGGAACCAGGCCTGGCAGGAGGGAAAACTGCTACCCGTCGTCGCCCAGGCCCCGGACGGTCAGGTTCTCATGCTGGGCTACACCGACAGGGAGGCCCTGGCGGAGACCTTTAAGCGGGGAAACCTCTGCTTTCACAGCCGGAGCCGCAACAAGCTCTGGATGAAGGGTGAAAGCTCAGGTAACACCCTCAAACTCATTCGGCTCCGGGCGGACTGCGACCGGGACACCATACTTGCGACAGTAGAACCGACGGGTCCCACCTGTCATACCGGAAACTGGACCTGTTTTACGGACCAGCGCTATACCTGGGAACTTTTGCAGAACATCGTCACTGAACGGTTCCGCAACCCCAAACCGGGTTCCTACACGGCAACGTTGGACGATGAACGGGTCCGGGAAAAGGTGATGGAAGAAGCCGAAGAGGTCTGCACCGCAAAAACCCATGATGAAATCATCTGGGAAGTGGCGGACCTTTTATATTTTACGACAGTATTGATGACCCGGGCCGGAGTCTCGGTGGTAGAGGTCATGGCTGAACTTGATCGGCGGCACAAGAAATGA
- a CDS encoding flavocytochrome c has translation MRIKYFLHTIILWASVAFIGCVSTAPRFQPGTYEGEGKGHGGDIRVLVTVTETDIKDIKIMSMQETAFLGDTAFATLKDRILKANSTEVDVVSGATEASNGYISAVQDALNKAGFVAVKKTKTQGRSKNLPAKSYDLVIIGGGGAGLSAANAAVAKGVRVVLFEKMGILGGNTIRATGGINAAGTAIQAEKGIKDSPDLFFQDTMKGGYNKNDPELVKTLATKSAASVSWLTDMGADLSDVGRLAGASVNRAHRPSGGAKVGPEIVKTLANKAKQSATLSIFTDAEVRSLLTNKQGAVTGVVVRIDGKDYKVTAKAVVLASGGFGANNEMAAKFNPALKGFATTNHAGATGDGILMAQAIGAALVDMDQIQTHPTFAPDGNEMVTEAVRGNGAILVNSAGKRFVDELETRDVVSAKILAQEGKIAYLVFDNSVRKSLSAIESYLKAGFVLEAQNLADLAHKIGSTSETLEKTIKNYNDAVLSKKDTEYGRSDMPRTLSEAPYYAIKVTPAIHHTMGGVKINTSAQVLRTDGSVIPGLYAAGEVTGGVHGGNRLGGNALADIVTFGRIAGENAVAYIMKK, from the coding sequence ATGAGGATTAAATATTTTTTGCACACTATCATTTTATGGGCTAGTGTAGCATTCATCGGCTGTGTCAGCACCGCCCCTCGTTTCCAGCCTGGTACCTATGAAGGTGAAGGAAAAGGTCATGGTGGAGACATAAGGGTACTAGTTACGGTTACTGAAACAGATATAAAAGACATTAAAATAATGAGTATGCAGGAGACAGCATTCCTTGGTGATACTGCTTTTGCAACTTTGAAAGACCGAATCCTAAAGGCAAATAGTACCGAGGTTGATGTAGTAAGTGGTGCAACTGAAGCAAGTAATGGATATATATCAGCCGTTCAAGATGCTTTGAATAAGGCAGGTTTCGTTGCCGTTAAAAAAACAAAAACACAGGGAAGAAGTAAAAATCTGCCTGCAAAGTCCTATGATCTCGTCATTATTGGTGGTGGTGGTGCGGGACTTTCTGCAGCAAATGCCGCTGTTGCAAAGGGGGTACGGGTTGTTCTTTTTGAAAAAATGGGGATCCTGGGTGGCAATACCATTCGTGCTACTGGTGGTATAAATGCAGCAGGTACTGCTATACAAGCCGAAAAGGGAATTAAAGATAGTCCTGATCTTTTCTTTCAGGATACTATGAAGGGCGGATACAACAAGAATGATCCTGAATTAGTTAAAACTCTGGCAACGAAAAGTGCAGCATCAGTTTCATGGCTTACTGATATGGGTGCGGATTTATCAGATGTGGGGCGCTTAGCCGGTGCCAGTGTTAATCGGGCTCATCGGCCTTCTGGTGGTGCTAAAGTGGGACCAGAAATTGTTAAAACCCTTGCCAATAAGGCCAAACAATCTGCTACGCTCTCCATCTTTACTGATGCCGAAGTAAGATCATTGCTTACCAATAAACAAGGGGCTGTTACAGGAGTAGTAGTTCGTATTGATGGAAAAGACTATAAAGTGACAGCAAAAGCAGTTGTGCTTGCATCTGGTGGTTTTGGGGCTAATAATGAAATGGCTGCAAAATTTAACCCTGCATTAAAAGGATTTGCTACTACAAATCATGCTGGTGCAACGGGGGATGGTATCCTAATGGCCCAAGCTATTGGGGCAGCATTAGTAGATATGGATCAGATTCAGACCCATCCCACCTTTGCACCCGATGGCAATGAGATGGTTACTGAGGCCGTACGGGGTAATGGTGCTATTTTGGTAAATTCAGCTGGCAAGCGTTTCGTTGATGAATTGGAAACTCGGGATGTGGTTTCTGCAAAAATACTTGCCCAGGAAGGGAAAATAGCCTATCTTGTATTTGATAATTCGGTACGAAAAAGTTTATCTGCAATTGAAAGCTATTTAAAAGCCGGTTTTGTTTTAGAAGCTCAAAATCTTGCTGATTTGGCCCATAAAATTGGTAGTACTTCTGAAACCCTCGAGAAGACCATAAAAAACTATAATGATGCTGTTCTTTCTAAAAAGGATACTGAATATGGTCGCAGTGATATGCCGAGAACGTTATCGGAAGCTCCCTATTATGCTATAAAGGTAACTCCTGCGATTCACCATACCATGGGCGGGGTAAAGATTAATACCTCAGCTCAAGTGCTTCGCACAGACGGTTCTGTTATTCCAGGATTATATGCCGCTGGTGAGGTTACCGGTGGAGTTCATGGTGGAAACCGTTTGGGAGGAAATGCGCTCGCTGATATAGTTACCTTTGGTCGGATTGCTGGTGAAAACGCTGTTGCGTATATAATGAAAAAATAA
- a CDS encoding pyridoxal phosphate-dependent aminotransferase → MTRLMKGSPYWSSRCAALEPYTPGEQPRDRRYIKLNTNESPYPPSPKVLEALKTAANGDLRLYPDPTCLALRETIARRYGLPGPEWVFVGNGSDEILAFAFAAFFGPRKRTGSTPASGSGLITGQSGPDPLYQDEAPLLFPDITYSFYPVYAQLWNIPYGTIPVSDTFEIDPREYLQRAAGVVLANPNAPTGRALGKGALRELAAFHQQNQRVVLIDEAYVDFGGESMAEDVKQFDNLLVVHTLSKSRSLAGLRVGYALGHPDLIEGLRRIKDSFNSYTLDRLALAGAQAAIEDRDYYDAMAARIIATRERTCTQLEALGFEVIPSGANFIFIRHPARRGAELFQSLRDRGILVRHWNKERISEYLRVSIGTDEEMDSFVGCCQELVEKPNT, encoded by the coding sequence ATGACCAGGTTGATGAAGGGAAGTCCCTACTGGAGCAGCCGCTGTGCAGCTCTGGAGCCCTACACTCCGGGGGAGCAGCCCCGGGACCGGCGGTACATCAAACTGAATACCAATGAAAGCCCCTACCCGCCTTCGCCGAAGGTGCTAGAAGCGCTTAAGACTGCGGCCAACGGGGACCTGCGGCTCTATCCGGACCCGACATGCCTTGCGCTCCGCGAAACAATCGCGAGGAGGTACGGGCTTCCGGGCCCCGAATGGGTCTTTGTGGGGAACGGCTCTGATGAAATCCTCGCCTTTGCCTTTGCGGCCTTTTTCGGTCCCCGGAAACGGACCGGCTCCACCCCGGCATCCGGCTCAGGGCTTATCACAGGACAAAGCGGGCCGGATCCGCTCTACCAAGATGAGGCTCCCCTGCTCTTCCCGGACATCACCTACAGCTTTTATCCGGTCTATGCCCAGTTGTGGAATATTCCCTACGGGACGATTCCGGTTTCAGACACGTTTGAAATAGATCCTCGGGAGTACTTGCAAAGGGCTGCCGGTGTAGTCCTGGCGAATCCTAACGCACCAACAGGCCGCGCCCTCGGCAAGGGGGCTCTCAGGGAACTGGCCGCCTTTCATCAACAGAACCAACGGGTAGTTTTAATTGATGAGGCCTATGTGGACTTTGGGGGCGAATCCATGGCGGAAGATGTTAAACAGTTTGATAATCTCCTCGTGGTCCATACACTTTCCAAGTCCCGTTCTCTGGCAGGGCTCAGGGTGGGCTATGCACTGGGACATCCGGACCTTATCGAAGGCTTGCGGCGGATTAAGGACTCCTTTAATTCGTATACACTGGACCGGCTTGCATTGGCAGGTGCCCAGGCGGCCATCGAAGACCGGGACTATTACGATGCCATGGCTGCTCGGATTATCGCAACCCGAGAGCGGACCTGCACCCAGCTCGAAGCCCTGGGATTCGAAGTAATTCCCTCTGGGGCAAACTTTATCTTTATCCGGCATCCGGCGCGGCGCGGGGCAGAACTGTTTCAGTCGCTGCGAGACCGTGGGATCCTTGTCCGTCACTGGAACAAGGAGCGGATCAGCGAGTACCTCCGGGTGAGTATCGGGACCGATGAGGAAATGGACAGCTTTGTAGGCTGTTGCCAGGAACTTGTAGAAAAGCCAAATACGTAG